In Scleropages formosus chromosome 20, fSclFor1.1, whole genome shotgun sequence, a single window of DNA contains:
- the LOC108939822 gene encoding TRIO and F-actin-binding protein-like isoform X2 — protein MPPDILNFKKGWMSKLDEDGEWRKHWFVLTDDGLRYYRDAKAEEKDDLDGEIDLTTCVGVSEFDVEKNYGFQIQTLEAVFTLSAMTSGIRRNWVEVLSKSVLPSRAPDVPQVLESGSSKESCLSSEAAPHRPSPQRGHNDSGSEAVISTSTQRELDYVELTLVAAAPIEAQLAQTRDAEEDAGREHVRRLEDRTRWFEAGLSTKEPPLGSSPWDAVLLKKGVDPASLMEAELDRKWAEFERLPLQETRSLRLMGVRAGQPASEALQREMASLRVQVEQLQRGSGAHCGPEAPCGRSLEAMEKAHREALEELQRQHVREVRELQGERDRLLREESQATVQAMEVLKKALKEELEEEVARAKRLCGGMTDPQALQTHCETQTLQRELDRLSEQYSQKCLELSRAQKSIEEREQEISSRVMEVEQLKKENQELQTRLVEEISHMRSFITGEGSEDGHHGNRERSSCELEV, from the exons ATGCCG CCTGACATCCTCAATTTCAAGAAGGGATGGATGTCAAAACTGGATGAAGATGGAGAG TGGAGGAAGCACTGGTTTGTGCTGACGGATGATGGCCTCAGGTATTATCGGGACGCCAAGGCTGAGGAG AAGGATGACCTGGATGGAGAGATTGACCTGACAACCTGTGTTGGGGTGTCTGAGTTTGACGTGGAGAAAAACTATGGCTTTCAGATACAG ACGCTGGAAGCCGTGTTCACCCTGTCGGCCATGACCTCAGGCATCAGGAGGAACTGGGTGGAGGTGCTGAGTAAGAGCGTGCTTCCCAGCAGGGCCCCAGATGTCCCACA AGTGTTAGAGAGCGGAAGCAGCAAAGAGAGCTGTCTGTCCTCTGAAGCTGCACCACATCGCCCCTCCCCCCAACGTGGCCACAATGACTCAGGATCGGAAGCTGTAATCTCCACTTCCACCCAACGTGAACTGGACTATGTGGAGCTTACCCTAGTGGCAGCCGCACCCATTGAAGCGCAGCTTGCTCAAACCCGAGATGCTGAAGAGGATGCCGGCAGGGAGCATGTGAGGCGGCTCGAGGACAGGACTCGCTGGTTTGAGGCAGGGCTCTCAACGAAAGAACCTCCACTGGGCAGCAGCCCATGGGATGCTGTGCTGCTGAAGAAGGGGGTTGACCCTGCCTCACTGATGGAGGCGGAGCTTGATAGGAAGTGGGCGGAGTTTGAGAGACTGCCCTTACAGGAGACGAGATCGTTGCGTCTGATGGGTGTCCGAGCAGGCCAGCCAGCCAGTGAGGCACTACAGAGGGAG ATGGCATCCCTGAGAGTACAAGTAGAACAGCTGCAACGAGGAAGTGGAGCTCATTGTGGCCCCGAGGCCCCCTGTGGCCGCAGCCTGGAGGCGATGGAGAAGGCCCATAGGGAGGCGTTGGAGGAGCTTCAAAGGCAGCATGTGAGGGAGGTCAGGGAgctgcagggagagagagaccgaCTACTACGTGAAGAGAGCCAGGCCACTGTACAGG CCATGGAGGTGCTAAAGAAGGCTCTtaaggaggagctggaggaggaggtggcaagAGCCAAGAGGCTGTGTGGAGGGATGACTGACCCACAGGCCTTGCAGACGCA CTGTGAGACGCAGACCCTACAGAGGGAGTTGGACCGCCTGTCAGAACAGTACTCTCAGAAATGTCTGGAGCTGAGCAGGGCCCAGAAAAGCATTGAGGAGCGGGAACAGGAGATCAGCAGCAGAGTGATGGAAGTGgagcagctgaagaaggagaacCAG GAACTGCAGACTCGTCTGGTGGAGGAGATCAGTCACATGCGCTCCTTTATCACAGGTGAAGGGTCAGAAGATGGCCACCATGGCAACCGTGAACGCAGTTCCTGTGAACTGGAGGTATGA
- the LOC108939822 gene encoding TRIO and F-actin-binding protein-like isoform X1 has protein sequence MPPDILNFKKGWMSKLDEDGEWRKHWFVLTDDGLRYYRDAKAEEKDDLDGEIDLTTCVGVSEFDVEKNYGFQIQTLEAVFTLSAMTSGIRRNWVEVLSKSVLPSRAPDVPQVLESGSSKESCLSSEAAPHRPSPQRGHNDSGSEAVISTSTQRELDYVELTLVAAAPIEAQLAQTRDAEEDAGREHVRRLEDRTRWFEAGLSTKEPPLGSSPWDAVLLKKGVDPASLMEAELDRKWAEFERLPLQETRSLRLMGVRAGQPASEALQREMASLRVQVEQLQRGSGAHCGPEAPCGRSLEAMEKAHREALEELQRQHVREVRELQGERDRLLREESQATVQAMEVLKKALKEELEEEVARAKRLCGGMTDPQALQTHCETQTLQRELDRLSEQYSQKCLELSRAQKSIEEREQEISSRVMEVEQLKKENQELQTRLVEEISHMRSFITGEGSEDGHHGNRERSSCELEVLLRVKENEVQYLHKEIGCLRDELHSLNKEKRLACERFKELSVELSVVKSRNEQEIKALREHLKLTTAALKEAQQLRNILPH, from the exons ATGCCG CCTGACATCCTCAATTTCAAGAAGGGATGGATGTCAAAACTGGATGAAGATGGAGAG TGGAGGAAGCACTGGTTTGTGCTGACGGATGATGGCCTCAGGTATTATCGGGACGCCAAGGCTGAGGAG AAGGATGACCTGGATGGAGAGATTGACCTGACAACCTGTGTTGGGGTGTCTGAGTTTGACGTGGAGAAAAACTATGGCTTTCAGATACAG ACGCTGGAAGCCGTGTTCACCCTGTCGGCCATGACCTCAGGCATCAGGAGGAACTGGGTGGAGGTGCTGAGTAAGAGCGTGCTTCCCAGCAGGGCCCCAGATGTCCCACA AGTGTTAGAGAGCGGAAGCAGCAAAGAGAGCTGTCTGTCCTCTGAAGCTGCACCACATCGCCCCTCCCCCCAACGTGGCCACAATGACTCAGGATCGGAAGCTGTAATCTCCACTTCCACCCAACGTGAACTGGACTATGTGGAGCTTACCCTAGTGGCAGCCGCACCCATTGAAGCGCAGCTTGCTCAAACCCGAGATGCTGAAGAGGATGCCGGCAGGGAGCATGTGAGGCGGCTCGAGGACAGGACTCGCTGGTTTGAGGCAGGGCTCTCAACGAAAGAACCTCCACTGGGCAGCAGCCCATGGGATGCTGTGCTGCTGAAGAAGGGGGTTGACCCTGCCTCACTGATGGAGGCGGAGCTTGATAGGAAGTGGGCGGAGTTTGAGAGACTGCCCTTACAGGAGACGAGATCGTTGCGTCTGATGGGTGTCCGAGCAGGCCAGCCAGCCAGTGAGGCACTACAGAGGGAG ATGGCATCCCTGAGAGTACAAGTAGAACAGCTGCAACGAGGAAGTGGAGCTCATTGTGGCCCCGAGGCCCCCTGTGGCCGCAGCCTGGAGGCGATGGAGAAGGCCCATAGGGAGGCGTTGGAGGAGCTTCAAAGGCAGCATGTGAGGGAGGTCAGGGAgctgcagggagagagagaccgaCTACTACGTGAAGAGAGCCAGGCCACTGTACAGG CCATGGAGGTGCTAAAGAAGGCTCTtaaggaggagctggaggaggaggtggcaagAGCCAAGAGGCTGTGTGGAGGGATGACTGACCCACAGGCCTTGCAGACGCA CTGTGAGACGCAGACCCTACAGAGGGAGTTGGACCGCCTGTCAGAACAGTACTCTCAGAAATGTCTGGAGCTGAGCAGGGCCCAGAAAAGCATTGAGGAGCGGGAACAGGAGATCAGCAGCAGAGTGATGGAAGTGgagcagctgaagaaggagaacCAG GAACTGCAGACTCGTCTGGTGGAGGAGATCAGTCACATGCGCTCCTTTATCACAGGTGAAGGGTCAGAAGATGGCCACCATGGCAACCGTGAACGCAGTTCCTGTGAACTGGAG GTGCTGCTGCGAGTTAAGGAGAATGAAGTGCAGTATTTACACAAGGAGATTGGCTGCCTGAGGGATGAGCTGCATTCTCTCAACAAG GAGAAGCGGCTGGCCTGCGAGCGCTTCAAGGAGCTGTCCGTGGAGCTGAGCGTGGTGAAGAGCCGCAACGAGCAGGAGATCAAGGCCCTTCGGGAGCACCTGAAGCTCACTACAGCTGCCCTGAAGGAGGCGCAGCAGCTGAGGAACATCCTGCCCCACTGA